From the Candidatus Delongbacteria bacterium genome, the window AAAAGTTGTGACCCAATTATAAATACTAAAAACCTATATTACAGATATAATGCAATATAGTGCTTACTGTTTTCAAGTTGGGTTAAAATTAATTATTAGGCTGAGAATTCGTGATTATATGATTTTTAAGTTTTGTATTTTATCTCTGGCATTAAATGACTTTTCTGTATATTTTAATTCATGTAAAAGCTTGGAGTACATTTGAAAAGATTAATTGTGATAATACAAATATTTTTTTTCTTTAGCTATTCTTATGCAGAAAAATTGCTTTTAATTATAGAAAGTAATATTTATCCGGAGATTTCAGAATTTCTAGATCAGTTTATACAGGATTTAAATGAAGATGAAATAGCTAGTGTAACGTATATTTACAATGAGAAAATACAAGGGGATAATTCTAATGATTTGAAAGAACTTATTCAAAATTATTTTACAAACAACTCGATTGATGGAGTCTTGCTAGTAGGGGATTTACCCTATGCGTATTTCGAGATTGATAATCAAAGTTTGATAACTGATGTTTTCTTTATGGATATGGACGGGAAGTGGGACGACATTGATAATGATGGTGTATTAGATTCTCATGAAGGGGATATCCAACCCGAAATATACTTATCTAGAATTGCAACACATAATTTACCAATACTTCCATATGATGAAAAGGATATTATAAAATTGTATTTGAATAAAAATCATCAATATCGTTTATTTGGATCTCAAATTGACGAAATGGGATTAATTTATTGTGATGATTTCTGGGCAGGATGGGGTAATAGATGGAAAAAAGATATGGAAGCTGTTATAGGTTCGCCCCAGCTTTATAGAGATAGCTTGAGCACCACAAAATTGGATTATATTTCAAAATTATCAGATCAATATTCAATATCTCATATATTTACTGAATGTAGTTATGACTATCAGATACTAACTACAAACAATTCTGCTACTTATTTTACGGCAAGTGATTTGATAGCAAATCCATCAAAGCATCAGGTTATGTTGTTTAATGGAGGAAGTATTTCAAATATAGAAATGGAAAATAATCTCGCATCTTTGTATCTTTTTACTGGAGATAGAACTTTGAATGTGATAGGTTGTAGTTCTGACGGAGGATTCTCTTATCCTTATGATTTTTATAAAAATCTTGGTAGATCATTTACAATTGGTGAGTCTTTTAAAAGCTGGCTAACTGGTTTTATAAGAAATGGAAAGGTCGATATCTTGGCTTGCAAAGATTTTTATGGCCAGATACTCTTGGGAGATCCAACCATTAAAGTAAAGCGCGGATTCTATTTTGAAAATATATTAATTGATGATTCTAGTAATGGAGATGGTGATGGACTATTAGATGCGGGAGAGACCGCAAATTTAGTGCTTAAATTGAGTACATCATCTTGGGATGTATCTTCAGTTAGTGGGTTTGTAACGATAGATAATAATGAAATATCATCTAATAATCAGAACTTGATTTTTGTGAAAAATCCTGATGGCTATTTTTATAATGTTAATAGTTTTATAGTTGAAGCATCTAAAAATATAAAAAATAAAACAAATGTG encodes:
- a CDS encoding T9SS type A sorting domain-containing protein, with the translated sequence MKRLIVIIQIFFFFSYSYAEKLLLIIESNIYPEISEFLDQFIQDLNEDEIASVTYIYNEKIQGDNSNDLKELIQNYFTNNSIDGVLLVGDLPYAYFEIDNQSLITDVFFMDMDGKWDDIDNDGVLDSHEGDIQPEIYLSRIATHNLPILPYDEKDIIKLYLNKNHQYRLFGSQIDEMGLIYCDDFWAGWGNRWKKDMEAVIGSPQLYRDSLSTTKLDYISKLSDQYSISHIFTECSYDYQILTTNNSATYFTASDLIANPSKHQVMLFNGGSISNIEMENNLASLYLFTGDRTLNVIGCSSDGGFSYPYDFYKNLGRSFTIGESFKSWLTGFIRNGKVDILACKDFYGQILLGDPTIKVKRGFYFENILIDDSSNGDGDGLLDAGETANLVLKLSTSSWDVSSVSGFVTIDNNEISSNNQNLIFVKNPDGYFYNVNSFIVEASKNIKNKTNVNLNVKIEGYNQVSKKLTIFAPEITFYDLYIKESVIGNYDFEVIFKMTNSGNDDAENLTIIPISNESIEFEDVSYYEDFFAVGYIDSMTVYTKSNQSFGVADIQISADDFYINNKVLLNFMDEAVNVLSLPESSFMINSNDPNITNWHFNYSGNNTKTISCSNSFGYSPFMDTSLELPYIYIDEDIEIKLNMRMDCERYSDGGIIEIYENGVWKKIEFETDLIYEEFFNIGMKEPVSLLGLNGDEQIFESIILKTDSLDGFYKLRFRFITDGRIYGDGWFVNKVELHHTSDIIENLISENNLIFYPNPFNNYGVIKFNSELEDDYTISVYNSSGQKVYSTLFYAKKGSNLLSFDGSAFSSGVYYLEVKMDDINFHKQKIVLLK